A single genomic interval of Heliangelus exortis chromosome 11, bHelExo1.hap1, whole genome shotgun sequence harbors:
- the TNFAIP8L3 gene encoding tumor necrosis factor alpha-induced protein 8-like protein 3 isoform X2 encodes MATKTMANMLIDDTSSEIFDELYKVTKEHTRNKKEAHKIMKDLIKVAIKIGILYRNNQFNQEELEIVDKFRKKLNQTAMTIVSFYEVEYTFDRNVLAELLHECKDLVHELVDRHLTPRSHGRINHVFNHFANVEFLTALYSLDGDCRPYLKKICDGINKLLDEKVL; translated from the coding sequence ATGGCAACAAAAACGATGGCTAACATGCTGATTGATGACACAAGCAGTGAAATCTTCGATGAGCTGTACAAAGTAACAAAGGAAcacacaagaaacaaaaaggaagctCATAAAATTATGAAAGACCTGATTAAAGTGGCAATAAAAATTGGGATCCTGTATCGAAATAACCAGTTTAACCAAGAAGAGCTGGAAATCGTAGACAAGTTCAGGAAGAAGCTGAACCAAACTGCCATGACAATTGTCAGTTTCTACGAGGTGGAATACACCTTTGACAGAAATGTTCTGGCAGAACTTCTGCATGAATGTAAAGACCTCGTGCACGAACTCGTAGATCGACACCTGACCCCGAGGTCCCACGGGCGCATCAACCACGTCTTCAATCACTTTGCAAACGTGGAATTTCTAACTGCCCTGTACAGTCTTGATGGGGACTGTCGGCCGTACCTCAAAAAGATCTGTGATGGCATCAACAAACTGCTTGACGAGAAGGTCCTTTGA